The proteins below are encoded in one region of bacterium:
- a CDS encoding DUF3313 domain-containing protein translates to MKTFQYSRKFQVSAALGIVVIAGLVSGCGSTMQARKATPSGFLGDYSQLTKGAEGESLLRYVNPKVNFAKYDKILMMPVQVYAGKDSKIAKIPREDLQSLVNYLDATMREHLKADYTFVDVPGPGVMKLQLAITEARGSMVVLDVVSSIAPPGAALSALKQLATGSPSATGSVGGECQAVDSVSGERLFAAVDARVGQKYTGKFDKFNKWRASQGAFDFWAEQVQQELREHRKQGAR, encoded by the coding sequence ATGAAGACGTTTCAATATAGCCGAAAGTTTCAAGTGAGTGCAGCATTGGGAATTGTGGTGATCGCCGGGCTGGTGAGTGGATGCGGGTCGACAATGCAGGCGCGAAAGGCGACCCCCTCCGGGTTTTTGGGGGATTACTCGCAACTGACCAAGGGTGCTGAAGGCGAGTCCCTTCTGAGGTATGTAAACCCGAAGGTGAATTTCGCGAAATACGACAAGATCCTTATGATGCCGGTGCAAGTCTACGCGGGTAAAGACAGTAAGATTGCCAAGATCCCCCGGGAAGATTTGCAGAGTTTAGTGAACTATCTGGATGCCACCATGCGGGAGCACTTGAAGGCCGATTATACCTTCGTGGACGTGCCGGGACCTGGCGTGATGAAACTTCAACTCGCCATTACAGAGGCGCGTGGTTCCATGGTCGTTTTAGACGTCGTTTCGTCGATCGCTCCTCCCGGTGCCGCCCTCAGTGCGCTGAAGCAATTGGCCACCGGATCGCCTTCGGCGACGGGATCGGTGGGCGGGGAGTGCCAGGCCGTGGATTCGGTGAGCGGGGAACGCTTGTTTGCCGCCGTAGATGCGCGGGTCGGCCAGAAATATACGGGTAAGTTCGACAAGTTCAATAAGTGGCGTGCGTCACAGGGCGCTTTTGACTTCTGGGCGGAACAAGTGCAGCAAGAGTTGCGCGAACATCGGAAGCAAGGCGCGCGTTGA